TGGGTTCGTCCTGAACATATAAAAACCTTCCTTCGGAATTGTTTTATTCCGAATTCAACAAAAAAGGCTGTTGACCCTTCTTTGTCAACAGCCTCAGCCGCATCCGTTAGGATGCGGCTCGGGAAAGCCTTTCCGATGCATCGTCATTCACCAGATGGGCGGCTGCCTCATATGATTGGAGAGGGAAGACCTGAGAAGGAGGCATTTCCATGTTTTTTCATGTGAAAGAGTTGCAGTACGAGGCCAAACCCGAACGCCCGGATCCGATCTACGCCAAAAAATTGCAGGAAATCCTCGGCGGTCAGTTCGGAGAAATCACCGTCGCCATGCAATACTTGTTTCAGGGGTGGAATTGCCGGTGCAAATCGAAATCGAAATACCGGGACCTGCTTCTCGACACCGGCACCGAAGAGCTGGCGCACATTGAGATGATCGCCACCATGATCGCCCGGCTGTTGGACGGCGCCCCCGTCAAGGATCAGGAGGAGGCGGCCAAAAACCCGGTGATCGAGGCGGTGATGGGCGGGATGAACCCCCAGCATGTGATCGTCTCCGGCTTGGGAGCCACTCCGACGGACAGCGTGGGATATCCCTGGAACGCGCGGTACACCATTGCCAGCGGCAATTTGCTCGCCGATTTCCGGGCCAATCTGAACGCCGAATCCCAGGGGCGACTGCAAGCGGTCCGGTTGTGGGAGATGACGGATGACCGCGGCGTCAAAGACATGCTCTCCTGGTTGATCGCCCGGGACAACATGCATCAGAACCAGTGGATGGCCGCGATCAAGGAATTGGAGGCCTGCGAAGGAGGCAAGGTGGTTCCCACCACCTTCCCGCGGGAGTACCAAATCAACGAAGTGGCGTACACCCTGTTCAATTTCTCGAAGGGCAACGAAAGCGCTTGCGGCCGGTGGGCGTACGGCACCGCGCCGGACAAGAGGGGTACCTTCAATTACGTCGAGCATCCCAAGCCGCTTGCCCCGAAACCCGTGCTGCCCCCCGCCCCGCCTCCGGTACACGACACTCCCTGCCCCTGCACGAAGTGATCGGCCGGTTCCGGGAGGGTGCGGCGGCAGACGCACTTTGCACGGGACGGGAGGAAGGATGCCTTCCCCCGCCCGTGTTTTTGATTGCATCTTCTGCACCGTATTTTTGTTCGAAGTTCTGTGACCGGATCCTTGAGGGCGAACTTTCAGAGTTGACAATTTGTCAAACAAGTTCTATACTGCAGTGAACAACGCCCAGTTTTCAGGCGGAGTTCGAGGAGGAATCGAGATGAGCCGAGTTGAGATTGAGCAGGGTTATTTCGGTCAATATGGGGGAAGCTTTGTATCTCCGGAACTGCAGGAAGTGCTGGACCGACTGGCGGAGCAGTTTGAACGGCACAAGGACGATCCGGATTTCAAAGAGGAATACCTTTATTACTTGCGGGAGTACGTCGGCCGCGAAACTCCCCTGACCTACGCCCGGAATCTGACGGAACATTTGAAGGGCGCCAAGATCTATTTCAAGCGCGAGGACTTGAATCACACGGGTGCGCACAAGATCAACAACGCGATCGGGCAGATTTTGCTGGCCAAGCGGATGGGAGCCAAACGGGTCATCGCCGAGACAGGCGCCGGTCAGCACGGGGTGGCCACGGCGACCGCCTGTGCCATGTTCGGCATGGACTGCACCATCTACATGGGCGCGGAGGATACGAAGAGACAGGCGCTGAACGTGTTCCGGATGGAACTGTTGGGGGCCAAAGTCGTTCCCGTGTCCAAGGGGCAGGGAAGATTGAAGGACGCGGTGGATGAGGCCCTGGCCGATTTGGTCGCCAACTACGAGAATACCTTCTACCTGCTGGGTTCCGCCGTGGGACCGCACCCGTTCCCGTCCATGGTCAAGCATTTCCAGTCGATCATCAGTGAAGAGTCGAAGCGTCAAATCCTGGAGAAGGAGGGGCGTCTCCCCGACGCCGTTATCGCCTGCGTCGGCGGCGGAAGCAACGCCATCGGAGCCTTTGCCCACTACCTGGAGGACGAAGGGGTGCGGTTGATCGGCGTCGAACCGGATCAGGCGGCCACGCTGACCGAAGGAGTGCCCTCCGTGCTTCACGGCTTCAGAAGCCTCGTTCTGTTGGACGAACAGGGGAATCCGCGCCCCACCTATTCCATCGCCGCCGGACTGGATTATCCCGGCATCGGACCGGAGCACAGCCATCTGAAGGAGACGGGACGGGCCGAATACGTCACCGTCACCAACGAAGAAGTGCTGGAGGCGTTCCAACTGTTGGCGAAAACGGAGGGCATCCTGCCGGCCCTGGAGAGCGCCCACGCTATTGCCCACGCCATCCGGCTGGCGCCGACCCTGGAGAAGGATCGGATCCTTCTCGTCAACCTCTCGGGCAGAGGGGACAAGGATGTGGAACAGGTGTTTCAGATGTTGAACAAGCGGGGCGAGGGCGCTTGAAATCGAGGGTGTGAGGCGTCGGGTTCAACGGATGCATCGTATGCGGAATTCCGAGGTTTAAGGGACGGGATGAGAGCGAGGTCCATTCGGCCTCGCTTTTTTTTTTTCAAGGGGGGATGGGGTTGACCATGAGCGATCGCTTGCCGCTTTGAACGCTTCGACACTCCACGGATGGACTCAAGGGAACTAAAGACTGATCGAACGCGGCGGGCGATCCCTAGGACGGGCATCCGCGTCTGCTTCAAAACCGTAGGCATGTGAAAGGAATAGATAAAGAGAGAGGCAGTTTTACGATCTCGCTGTCATGTCAAGTCGGTATAAGCGTGACCGATCACCACGAGGGTGCTCAAGACGAATGGCTTCCGAATGTCAATCATCGATTCCCGTTGATCTCCTTATCCGACGTGGTTTCCTCGAAGCCAATGCCCATGATTTTCCCTCCAATCCGCAAAGGAGAGCGGCAGTTTGACGGATGGCGAAAATTCAGCAGTGGAAGACCGGGTGTGGAACATTTACCATCAACGGTTAGACGTTTATATTCACCCCCATGCCCTGCCTCTCCAACCATCCGCACCTCTCATTGTTCTTGCCCTTTCCCTTTTCTAACCGTCTATTTTATGTGATTTGTTGAACAAATAGATGGTTGTTTCATGAATGGGCACAAGCGGTTTATGCACAAAAATAAGCTGACAGACCCGTCAGGCCCCGCCTGCCGAAGCTTTTCGAGCCGAGTCTCTCATGAGGTTTTCTCCGCCCGGATACCATGAGGTGAATTTTTTCGCCGCTTGTCCGATTCGAACGGGTTTGGGCCTTCGGGGCGAGAACACGCCGACCGGCAATCCGCTTTGCATGAATGGGGTAAAGATGATACAGTCTTTTTGAGCGTGGGAAGATATACCAATCGAAAAATCGGGGGTTTTATCATGAAAAAATCCAACCGTCTGATCCGTGAAAAATCCCCATATCTCCTGCAACACGCCCACAATCCGGTGGATTGGTATCCCTGGAGCGAGGAGGCCTTTGAAAAGGCGAAGCGGGAGGATAAGCCGATCTTTTTGTCCATCGGCTATTCCACCTGCCACTGGTGTCACGTCATGGAGCGGGAGTCCTTCGAGGATGAAGAGGTGGCCCGGATGCTCAACCGGGACTATGTGGCGATCAAGGTGGATCGGGAGGAGCGGCCCGATGTGGATCACGTCTACATGACGGTGTGTCAGGCGATGACCGGCCAGGGAGGGTGGCCCCTCACGGTGATCATGACGCCGGAGAAAAAGCCTTTCTTTGCCGGGACATACTTTCCGAAAAAAAGCAAGTACGGGCGGATGGGACTGATGGAAATTTTGGAGCGCGTCGCGGATGCCTGGAAACAAAGGCGGTCCGAACTCCTTCAGGCGGGGGACCGGGTGACGGAGGCGGTCCGGGGGTACATGAATTCCGCGGGAAGGGGGGAGTTGTCGGAGGCGGTTTTGAAGGAGGCGTATGAACAACTGTCCGCCCAGTTCGACGAGCGATACGGCGGTTTCGGCCAGGCGCCCAAATTTCCCCGCCCCCATGACTTTCTCTTTTTGCTGCGCCACTTTAAGCGAACCGGGGAGAAGAGGGCCCTTAAGATGGTGGAGAAAACCCTGGAGGCGATGCGCCGGGGCGGAATCTACGATCATCTGGGATTCGGGTTTGCCCGTTATTCGGTGGACGACCGGTGGCACACGCCCCACTTTGAAAAGATGCTCTATGACAATGCGCTCCTGGCCGTCGCCTATCTGGAGGCTTACCAGGTGACGGGGAAGGAGACCTATTCCCGGGTGGCCCGGGAGATCTTCACCTATGTGCTGCGGGACATGACGTCGCCGGAGGGGGGATTTTATTCGGCGGAGGATGCCGATTCCGAAGGAGAGGAGGGAAAGTTCTACGTCTGGAC
The DNA window shown above is from Planifilum fimeticola and carries:
- the trpB gene encoding tryptophan synthase subunit beta, whose protein sequence is MSRVEIEQGYFGQYGGSFVSPELQEVLDRLAEQFERHKDDPDFKEEYLYYLREYVGRETPLTYARNLTEHLKGAKIYFKREDLNHTGAHKINNAIGQILLAKRMGAKRVIAETGAGQHGVATATACAMFGMDCTIYMGAEDTKRQALNVFRMELLGAKVVPVSKGQGRLKDAVDEALADLVANYENTFYLLGSAVGPHPFPSMVKHFQSIISEESKRQILEKEGRLPDAVIACVGGGSNAIGAFAHYLEDEGVRLIGVEPDQAATLTEGVPSVLHGFRSLVLLDEQGNPRPTYSIAAGLDYPGIGPEHSHLKETGRAEYVTVTNEEVLEAFQLLAKTEGILPALESAHAIAHAIRLAPTLEKDRILLVNLSGRGDKDVEQVFQMLNKRGEGA
- a CDS encoding manganese catalase family protein, with the translated sequence MFFHVKELQYEAKPERPDPIYAKKLQEILGGQFGEITVAMQYLFQGWNCRCKSKSKYRDLLLDTGTEELAHIEMIATMIARLLDGAPVKDQEEAAKNPVIEAVMGGMNPQHVIVSGLGATPTDSVGYPWNARYTIASGNLLADFRANLNAESQGRLQAVRLWEMTDDRGVKDMLSWLIARDNMHQNQWMAAIKELEACEGGKVVPTTFPREYQINEVAYTLFNFSKGNESACGRWAYGTAPDKRGTFNYVEHPKPLAPKPVLPPAPPPVHDTPCPCTK